TTTGCGAAGCTTCAAAAAGCGAAAAATTTTATCTATGTTTACCTTTAAAGATTACGGATGATTATTCGATAGTTTTATCTTTTGTAACATCTGCTAAAAATGAACACAACAGAGTTAAAGAGATTGTTGATAATTTGAAAAATTATCTAAATGTATCTAAAACAGCAATTGAGACTCAGATATTACTTGAAGAACTCAAAGATCTGAGTTTAAAAGATAGAATGACAGGGGCCTATAATAGAAGATATTTAGATATATTTGTCAAAGAGAGCATTCCTAAAGCTCTAAGGAGTGGTACGCCATATTCTATCTTAATGCTTGATATTGACCATTTTAAGATGGTTAATGACAAATACGGACATGATGCCGGAGATAAAACTATAAAAGAGTTGGTAAATAATATTTCGGCCAATATCAGGGAGTCTGATGTTATTGTTAGATTTGGTGGCGAAGAGTTTTTGGTTTTACTTTATGATTGTAATAAAGAAGATGCCAAAAAAGTTGCACAAAAAATAAAAGATAACTTTAACTCTAAAAAAATAGATGTAGGTAAAGCTGAGATTAGAAAAACGGTTAGTGTAGGAATTTCTGAATTTCCTAAAGATACGAAACAGTTTTGGCAGGCTATCAAGTTTGCAGATATTGCTCTTTATAGAGCAAAAGAGGAGGGGAGAAATAAAATAGTAATTTATAATCTCCAGATGTTTAAAATGACTGAAGATTATTGATTTGTAAAAAGAGAAGGGCGGCTTTTTTTTAGATACTCAATTACTTTTATTATCTCTTCATAACTCATTTTTCCATCCTCTTCAAAAACCTCATCCATGGCTTTTATATAGGCATCTATAGCCCGAGGTATCATTTTTTTAGGGACACCCGCATAATATAGCGCTACGCTTAGCATATCAGCTATTTGCATAGCCATCTCTTCGATCTCAAACTCATCTAGATTGTTTTTTAACTCTTTTTTCACTCTTTTTCCTTTAAAAGTTCTTCTATATAATATTTTAATTCTAAATAGCTAAACTGCTCTTTAAAACCTTTGATCTTACCTCCACTAGCGTTAGGATGCCCACCGCCTTCAGCTATTTCGTAAGCCATTTTTGATACGTCTATTTGATTGTTTGCTCTAAGACTAAAGGTGCCTCTATTGTTTACATTCATAAAAAAATGAAAAGAGGGATTTTTGCTTAAAAAGCCGTTTCCAACAATAGAACTATTTTGGATTCCAAAGGTTAGTATCCCTTTTTTTCCCTTATAATAAATAGTCATTTCCTCCTTTTTGTTATTGAGTAGATTTACCATATATTGAGTAACCATATTGTCAAGGGTATCTTTTTTGTCTTTTATAAAAAATCTTTTTTTTAGCATGTAGATATTGTCGTCTAATTCGATATGTCCATACTCTTTATCGATATATTCGAGGGCAAACTCCAATAGAGAGTGTTTGTAGATTACGTTCTCTTTAGGAAACATAAACCTATTTATCTCTTTTGCTTCATCTACAAGTCTCATAGAGACTTTACCAAACTCAAATAGAGTATCTTCTTGAAGCCAGATATCAACAGCGTTTATAGCATTTATTAATTTTTCAATATTTGTCAGGTTATATTTTTGACTGAAAAAATCATATGTTATTTTAGAAGCAGATCTTGTTATATCAAGATAATACCATTTGAATGTTTGAGCACTTTCTAAACCGGTGGCATGATGGTCTAGTAGTTGTAACTCTATCTCATATCCATTATTTTGAAACTTTTTTACTTTTTCATCCAAATATTTTGATTCTTCTAATGTCAGATTAAGATCAGTAATTAAGATGAAGTTTTTTTTATCTTTTTCTAAACTGTTTAATATCTGATCTATTCTTACTAAAACCTCTTCTCCATAATTTGCGTTTAAATACTCTATATTTTCAAAAATATTTTTAGTTACATATTGACATCCGTAACCGTCAAGATCCGTATGAGAGAGATGAAAAACTTTCAAGTTAGTTCCTTTAATGTGTAAATCAAAAAATATCTA
This Nitrosophilus labii DNA region includes the following protein-coding sequences:
- a CDS encoding DHH family phosphoesterase; the protein is MKVFHLSHTDLDGYGCQYVTKNIFENIEYLNANYGEEVLVRIDQILNSLEKDKKNFILITDLNLTLEESKYLDEKVKKFQNNGYEIELQLLDHHATGLESAQTFKWYYLDITRSASKITYDFFSQKYNLTNIEKLINAINAVDIWLQEDTLFEFGKVSMRLVDEAKEINRFMFPKENVIYKHSLLEFALEYIDKEYGHIELDDNIYMLKKRFFIKDKKDTLDNMVTQYMVNLLNNKKEEMTIYYKGKKGILTFGIQNSSIVGNGFLSKNPSFHFFMNVNNRGTFSLRANNQIDVSKMAYEIAEGGGHPNASGGKIKGFKEQFSYLELKYYIEELLKEKE